One genomic window of Acomys russatus chromosome 29, mAcoRus1.1, whole genome shotgun sequence includes the following:
- the LOC127211549 gene encoding uncharacterized protein LOC127211549, whose amino-acid sequence MSGRQVSRSNTYSHSSHPNNTSFPPSLPPRTPGLTQHPNMTNGKGTLSRCSSTSSGNSEQSYNSSSPKLPVGRVCMGRPYNSRCVETSHLVKGSKVAKKPTCHRSSPHCLLCTDRPSRPSSPTFLDQLIKGISYLDRSTNVFSNSSFPKALSLPQLAATYLERAANSLYLDQTEHAPSRSYSTPSTNTAPPSHSPANSSLIPSTRDTNALQFLGGPTSLNCQPRPHSQGFFADMPQKPGVKLPEIPLFGNGFFSLGRLPKFWEAIRSGMHAPEPTSKPSGWW is encoded by the coding sequence ATGTCTGGACGCCAGGTGAGTCGATCCAACACTTACAGCCACTCAAGCCATCCCAACAATACTTCCTTCCCGCCGTCGCTGCCGCCTCGAACTCCAGGCCTGACCCAGCACCCCAATATGACCAACGGCAAGGGCACGCTCTCGCGTTGTTCAAGCACCTCCAGCGGCAACTCCGAGCAGTCCTACAACTCTTCCTCCCCAAAGCTTCCTGTGGGGAGAGTCTGCATGGGCCGGCCCTACAACTCCAGGTGTGTAGAGACAAGTCACCTGGTGAAAGGCTCCAAAGTGGCCAAAAAGCCCACTTGTCATCGTAGCAGCCCCCACTGCCTGCTCTGCACGGACCGTCCATCACGACCCTCCAGCCCTACCTTTCTGGACCAACTCATCAAAGGCATCAGCTACCTGGACAGATCCACCAACGTATTCAGCAACAGCAGCTTCCCCAAGGCGCTGAGCTTGCCTCAGCTGGCGGCCACCTACCTGGAACGAGCTGCCAACTCACTCTATCTGGACCAAACAGAACATGCCCCATCCCGCAGCTACTCTACTCCCAGCACTAACACAGCTCCCCCCAGTCACTCCCCAGCCAACAGCTCCTTGATCCCTTCCACTAGGGACACCAATGCCCTGCAGTTCCTGGGCGGCCCCACCAGCTTGAACTGCCAGCCACGGCCTCACAGCCAGGGCTTCTTTGCCGATATGCCTCAGAAGCCAGGGGTAAAACTGCCGGAGATCCCTCTGTTTGGCAATGGGTTCTTTTCCTTAGGTCGTCTGCCCAAGTTCTGGGAAGCAATCCGCTCTGGAATGCATGCTCCTGAGCCCACCTCTAAGCCCTCGGGCTGGTGGTAA